DNA from Halobaculum sp. XH14:
ACGCCGAGGCGGCCGAATCGGGCGACACGCTCGTCGTGCTCTCGGGGATGATGACCGAACTGGAGGGGACGAACACGACGAACACGCTGAAGCTCCACGTCGCCGCCGAGACCGTCGCGGCCGGGCGGGCCGTCGTCAGCGGCCGCGTCGCGGGACCGGTCCGGCGCGTCGGCGACGGCGACCTCTCCGCGTTCCCGGAGGGCGGTATCGCCGTCCTCCCCTCGGAGTTCGACGCCGAGTTCGAGGGCGACACCGGGAAACTCGGCGGCATCGTCGACGCCCGCCCGGGAATGACCGGCTATCCGGCGCTCGTCGCCCGCGAGCGTGGGATCCCGATGATCTCGGGCGCGCAGCTTCCCCCGGACGTCGACGACGGAACCACCGTGACGCTCGACGCCGAGCGCGGCGTCGTCTACGAGGGCAACGTCATCGCACACGCGAGGCGACGCTGACGCAGGCGGCCGGTGACGCAGGGAGCCGGTGACGCAGGGAGCCGGTGACGCAGGGAGCCGGACGGGGTCGGAGCGACGTCTCCGTCGGGCGAGCAATACTCGAGTCCGAACCGAGTCCGGAGGTCGCAGGTCCCGTTACCCATTTACCGCCCCGCCACGAACTGGTCCGCATGAGCGACGAGTTCGGTGACGACGGCGAGGCCGACGACGAGGGGTGGCGCTTCGCGCTCGATGACGTCGACGAGGACGGCATCGTCGGCCCCGAAACCGACCCGATCGAACCCGAACACGTGTCCGTCGAGAACGCGCTGTTCGTCACGGTGGGCGTCCTCGGGACGCTGCTCGTGTTCGTCGCGGCCACGCTTTAGTACCCGCCCCCTAACACCCGGGTATGGTCCTGCAGTTAGACGTCCTGGGGCCCGACACCCTGCCGCTGTTGCTCGTCGCCTCGGGACTCGTCATCTCCATCCTCGAAGCGCTCGCGCCGGGCGCACACCTCATCGTCGTCGGCGTCGCCCTGCTCGCCGCCGGACTGGTCGGCCTGCTCCTTGGCCCGTTCGCAACCGTCCTGGCCAGCCCGTTCGTCCTCGGCCTGCTCGTCATCCTCTTCGGCTCGCTCGCGTTCTACGGCTACCGCGAACTCGACATCTACGGCGGGAAGGGTCAACAGCAGACGTCCGACTCCGACTCGCTCCGCGGCTCTACCGGCCGCGTGACCGAGACGGTGACGCCGACCGGCGGGGAGATCAAGCTCGACGGCGGCGGCTTCAGCCCGTACTACTCCGCGCGATCGGTCGAGGGCGAGATTCCGGAAGGCACCGAGGTGATGGTGGTCGACCCCGGCGGCGGCAACGTCGTCACCGTCGAGTCGCTGGCGGGCGGGATGGACGACATCGACCGCGAACTCGCGCGGGGTCGAGAGCACCAGCGCGAGTCCGCGGACGTCGAGGGCGGAACGAACGGCGGTTCCGGGGGGGACGAGGGTGGCGCAGTCGGCGGCGAGGAAAACCACGAGATCGAGCCGGAACGGGAGCGGGAACGGGAGTAGGGAGCCGAACGCTTAAGCCGCGAGGCGAGAAGCCTCCGACATGGTCCCGCTTCCCTTACAGTTCGCCGGGCTGACCGCGGCGTTCCTCGGGCTGTTGTTCCTGCTCGTGGTCGTCGTGGCGCTGTATCAGGCGATCGTCATCGTCGACGCCTACGAGAAGCAGGCGCTCACGGTGTTCGGCGAGTACCGACAGCTGCTCGAACCGGGAATCAACGTCGTCCCGCCGTTCGTCTCGCGGACGTACACCTTCGACATGCGGACACAGACGCTCGACGTGCCGCGCCAGGAGGCGATCACCCGCGACAACTCGCCGGTCACCGCCGACGCGGTCGTCTACATCAAGGTGATGGACGCGAAGAAGGCGTTCCTCGAGGTCGAGGACTACAAGACGGCCGTCTCCAACCTCGCGCAGACGACGCTGCGCGCGGTGCTGGGCGACATGGAGCTCGACGACACGCTCAACAAGCGCCAGGAGATCAACGCGCGCATCCGGAAGGAGCTCGACGAGCCCACCGACGAGTGGGGGATCCGCGTCGAGTCCGTCGAGGTCCGCGAGGTCAACCCCTCGAAGGACGTCCAGCAGGCGATGGAGCAGCAGACCTCCGCCGAGCGTCGCCGCCGCGCCATGATCCTCGAGGCGCAGGGTGAGCGGCGCTCCGCCGTCGAGTCCGCGGAGGGTGAAAAGCAGTCGAACATCATCCGCGCGCAGGGTGAAAAGCAGAGCCAGATCCTCGAGGCGCAGGGCGACGCCATCTCGACGGTACTTCGCGCGAAGTCCGCCGAGTCGATGGGCGAGCGCGCCATCATCGACAAGGGGATGGAAGCGCTCGTCGACATCGGCCAGGGCGACTCCACGACGTTCGTGCTCCCCCAGGAGCTCACCTCGCTCGTCGGCCGCTACGGCAAGCAGCTGACCGGCTCCGACGTGCAGGACTCGGCCGGGCTCGACTCGCTGGAGTTCGACGAGGAGACCCGCGAGATGCTCGGGCTCGACGACATCGAGGAGATCCTCGGCCAGATCGACGAGGCCGCCGAGATGGACACCGAGGCGCTCGAACAGGAGGCCGAGGCCGTGAAGTCCGGCGACATCGACGACAGCATCAAGTCCGCCGACGAGATCATCTCGAACGCGAACGCGGACGACTCCGTGCAGTCGGCCGATCAGGCCGTCGACGAGGGTGACGGCGCCGCCGACGCCGAAACCGAGTCGGAGACCGAGTAGTTACCGGTCGCGGCCGGCTACTGACCCGGCCGTCGCGGCGACGACATCCTTTTGCGGACACCCCGAGAACGTGGAGGCGTGACGCGCGAGGTCGACGCGAACAAGCGGGCCACGCTCCGGCGGTTCGCCGCGCTCGGAGCGGCGACGCCGCTGGTCGCGAGCGGCTCTGCCGCCGCCGAGGAGGACACCTCCGCGGTCCGGGACGCCATCCGCGGCTACCTCACGCGAACCCCCGGCGCGCACTTCTCGAAGCTCCGCGACGACCTCCGACTCGGAACCGGCGAGACCCAGCACCACCTCCGGCGGCTCGAAACCGACGGCGAGGTGACGTCGCTGAAGGACGGCGACTACAGACGGTACTACCCGGCCGAGCGCTTCTCGACGTTCGAGATGGTCGCGCTCGGCTACCTCCGCCGGCCGACGCCGCGCGGGATGCTCGTCGAACTGCTCAGGGAGCCCGACGCGACCGGCGCGGACCTGGCCCGCGCGCTCGACGTCTCGCGGGCGACGGTGAGCAACTACGCGGGCGAACTGGAAACCGCCGACCTGCTCGACCGGTCGGACGGCTACGCGGTCGCGGACCCCGAAACCGTCATCGCGCTGCTCGTCCGCTACGCCGACTCGTTCGGCCCGGACGCCGTCGCGTTCGCCGACGAGGCGGCGCGGTTCATCAGCTACGACGGGTAGGTACCGTCGAACGAATCGTCACGGTCGAACTGCAGTCGCAGGAAAACTGGTCCTCGGAGGGCCTCACGCCGTGACCATCCACGTCGTGCCCGAACTGTAGCCCCACTTCTCGACGTCGAGGTCGAACTCGCCCTCACAGATCGGGGGCATGTTCGCGCCGACCTCCTTCGCGCTCATGTCCAGTTCCTCGGCGATGAGCCGCGACTTGAAGTACGTCCGGCTGTCGGCGTGCTCGCGGAGGTAGCCGAGAATTCGAAGCTGTTTGTCGGTCAGGTCGGTCACCGCGGGGGCCGCCGCCGTCTCGGTCGTCCCGGTGGCGCTCATACACGTCCGTGGGTCCGCTCCGGACATAGGGGATTTGGTACGGTGGCTTAACACGCCGCCGTACCGCGATCAGAGTCGGACACGTTCGGGTGGGACTACCGACGGCACCCTCCCTCGGTACGGTCGTCAAACGTGAGCCTACCGTCGCGGCTCTCCCTCCGCCGAGCGCCGGAAGCCAGGCCGGTCGAGTCGATGGTCACCGGGAGGTGGGCGGACGACGGGGAGTTCCAGCGCGGACGGGACCGAGGACAGAAGGTTCTTACCCGGGCGAGGGCGACCTGTGGGGTAATGAGCCGACCCGGCGGCGACGCGGTCACGCCGGGGGACTCGTCCCCCCGACCCGTCGAGGTGAGCGTCGTCCTCCCCGCCTACGACGAGGAGCGGACCATCGAGTCCACGGTGCGGACGACCGTCGAGACGCTCTCGGCGTTCCTCCCGGCGAACGCCTTCGAGGTCATCGTCGCCGAGGACGGCTGCTCGGACCGGACGCCCCAGATCGCCGACCGCCTCGCGGCCGAGGACGAGCGCGTCCGCCACTTCCACAGCGAGCAGCGCCTCGGTCGGGGCGGCGCGCTGGAGTTCGCGTTCGAGCGGGCCGCGGGGGACACGCTGGTCTACTTCGACACCGACCTCGCCACGGACATGCGCCACCTCGAGGAGCTCGTGGCGACCGTCCGGTCGGGCGAGGCCGACGTGGCGACGGGGTCCCGTTGGATGCCCGGACGGGAGGCAGATCGCCCCCCAGAGCGTGGCGTGCCGTCCCGCGGGTTCAACCTCCTCGTACGAACCGTCCTGCGGTCGGACCTCCGGGACCACCAGTGCGGGTTCAAGGCGCTCTCGCGGGAGGCGTTCGACCGCCTGCAGGGCGACGTCGAGGACGAGCACTGGTTCTGGGACACGGAACTGCTCGTGCGCGCCCAGCGGAGCGGCCTGGCGGTCGCGGAGTTCCCCGTGGACTGGGAGCCGAAAGGTGACTCGAAGGTCGATCTCGTCCGCGACGTGTTCGGCATGGGGAGCCAGATCCTCCGGCTCTGGTGGCAGCTCTCGGTCACCCCGCGCATCACCCGCGGCCGGACGGTCGGTGCCGGCGTCCTGCTCACGCTCGTCGCGCTCGCGCTGATGACGCTGTACCTCGACCCGACAGCCGTGTTCGACGCCTTCGGGCGAGCCGACCTGACCCTGGTCGCGGCGGCGGCCGCCGTCTACGTGCTGTCCTGGCCGCTCCGGGGGCTGCGCTACCGCGACATCCTCTCGGAACTGGGCTACCGGGAGACGCTGGGCTTTCTCACCGGCGCGGTGTTCATCAGCCAGACCGGCAACCTCGTGTTCCCCGCACGCGCGGGCGACGCGGTCCGGGCGTACGTCGTGAAAGCCCGTCGCGGAATCCCGTACCCGACCGGCTTCGCATCGCTCGCGGCGGAACGCGTGTTCGACCTGCTGACGATCACCGCGATGGCCGGCGCGGTGCTGCTCGGACTGCTGGCGACCGGCAGCACGGGTGATCTCGCCGCGGCGGTCTCGGGCAACGTCTCGGGCGACGTGGTCACCGCGGGCGCGATCAGGACCGCAGTCCGCGTCGCGGCAGCCGTGGGCGTCGCCGCCGCCGTCGGGATGTTCGTCATCATCGCCTCGACCCGGACCGAGCGCAACTACGTCCGGGAGGTCGTCGGCCGGTTCTCCTCGGACTCGTACGTCGACTACGTCGCGGGCGTCATCGAGGAGTTCGTCGAGGGCGTCCAGACCGTCGCCGGCCGGCGGGGCTCGTTCCTGCGCGTGAGCGGCGAGTCGGTCGCCATCTGGTCGCTCGACGTCGTCACCGCGCTGCTGGTGCTGGCCGCGTTCCCGGACGCCGCCGCGTCGATGGGCACCGGCCAGCTGGTCGCGGTCGGCTTCTTCGCCGTCTCGGTCGGCAACCTCGCGAAGGTACTCCCGCTCTCGCCGGGCGGGATCGGCCTCTACGAGGCGGCGTTCACGGCGTTCGTCGTCGCGCTCGGCGGCGTCGCCGCGCCGGTCGCCTTCGCCGCGGCGGTGCTCGACCACGCGGTCAAGAACGCCGTCACGGTGGTCGGCGGCGTCGGCTCGATGCTCGGGCTGAACGTCTCGCTCACGGCCGCGGTCGAGGAGACGGAGGAACTCGACTCCGACGATGACGTGGACGCGGAGGTCGACGGTGACCCGGACGTCGAGAGCGACGTGGACGTCACCGACGACTGACGGCGGAACGGGGCGGGAAGAACGCGCGGCTCAGTCGTCCGCCGGCGACGCGCTCCCGAGGCGACCTCCACGGTCGTGATCGCCGGTCGCCGCCACGTACGCCATGAGCAGCATCGAGACGAGCAGGCAGAGGCCCCAGAGGAACGACGTCGGGATAAGCATCGTCACGCCGGCACCCTCGCCGACCCAGATCGTCACCGGGAGCAGCCACTGGCCGGCGACGAACAGCCCCGTCACCGCGCTCCGGAGGCGTCCGGTGACGCCGAGCGCGGGCACCGCGAAGCCGAGGACGACGGCGAGGATCGAGAGCACGCCCATGTGTGCGTGGCCGCCGACGAGCCAGCCCGGGACGCCCTGCCCGGACGCGAGGAGCATGTTCTGATACAGTCCGATCGTCATCATCGTGGCGAGTCCGAGGAACCCGGACGTCTTGAGAATTCGTGTCATCACTCGTCGGGAGGTGACAACGACAACTGATAAATGTGAGTGAATTTCTGCAGGGCGGCGACGGTGAAACCGAACGTCGCTCAGTAGAGTGAGCTTACGAACGGGCCGAGCGCGCCGGCGACCGCGGTGGTGAGCGCTCCCGTCCGGTCGATGCGACCGCCCGTGAGCGCGCCCGCTGCCCCCTGCCGTCTCGCCACGTCGTCCTCGCCGAGCGTTTCGTCCATCACCGGGCCGAGTTCCTCGCCCTCGCGGACGCGGCTGGCGATGTCATCCGGGAGGACGAGGCTCGGTCCCGCGCCGTCCCCCCGGCGGTCGCCGTCCGTGACGGCGGCCCACATGACGAGCAGGAGGTCGCCCTCGGGGCCAGGCGCGACGCCGCCCTCGATGCCGACTGCGAGGTCGTACCCCTCGGCGAGGACCGCCTCCGCGCGGTTTCTCGCGCCGGTACGCGTCTCGCCGTGCCCGGACGGCTGCTCGGGCACGCCCGAGGGGACCGGACACGCTTCGACTGCCGCGTCGGTCCCGAACGCGTCGGCCTCGCTCGTCAGTACCGCCCTCGTCGCCTCGATCTTGACCGGGTTCCCCGACCCGACGCCGACTCGCATCGAGTGTGAGACGGGAGTGCGGGGAGGTGTGTGTTACGGTCGCGGCCCCGGCGCGTCCGTCGGGGACGCCGGCCCTCAGTCGTCGTCCCCCTCGTCGACGTCGACCCCGTGGAGTCGTTCGGCGAGCCCCTCGATGCCGTCGACGAGTCGGGGGCTCGGCTGGTTCAACAGGTCGTCGTCGACGACGTGGACCTCGGCGTCGAGCTCCCAGTCGCGCTCCTCGAGGACGGACGGGTCCGACCGATCGCCGGAGCCGCAGACGTGGAGGACGACGTGGTCGGGGTCGGCGTCGGGGACCTTCTCCGGGCCGACCTCGTGCGAGCGGTCGCCCGGTTCGGTGAACGGGTAGCGGCCGCCGGCCGCGACGACGGCGTCCGGGACCCAGTTGCCGGCCGCCATCGGCGGGTCGGACCACTCCTCGCAGTAGACGACGGGTCGGTCGCGCCCGGCGACGGCGTCCCGGACGCGACGGACTCGCGTCCGACACTCCCGGACGAGCCGGTCGCCGTCCCCGGGGCGACCGACCGCCTCGCCGACGGCCGCGATGGACTCAAACACGTCCGCGAGCGTCGACGGCTCACGGTGGTGAACGTCGAGCCCCCGCCCCCGGAGTTCGTCCCGGAGCTCACGCTGGAGCGGGTCGTTCGTCAGGACGACGTCCGGGTCCAGCGCGGCGACTCGGTCCGGGTCGGCGTTCAACCAGCCCCCGAGCGACGCGGCCTCGTCGTACCCGCAGTGAGCAGTCACCCCCACGAGCGACTCGGCCGCGCCCATCTCGACCAGGGTCGCGGTCGCGCTCGGGGCGAGCGAGACGGTCCGAGTCGCCGGGTCGCACATACCGACTGGTAACGAGGTGGGTTGAAATAGGTCACGTTACGTGATGA
Protein-coding regions in this window:
- a CDS encoding DUF7312 domain-containing protein, with the protein product MSDEFGDDGEADDEGWRFALDDVDEDGIVGPETDPIEPEHVSVENALFVTVGVLGTLLVFVAATL
- a CDS encoding NfeD family protein, with protein sequence MVLQLDVLGPDTLPLLLVASGLVISILEALAPGAHLIVVGVALLAAGLVGLLLGPFATVLASPFVLGLLVILFGSLAFYGYRELDIYGGKGQQQTSDSDSLRGSTGRVTETVTPTGGEIKLDGGGFSPYYSARSVEGEIPEGTEVMVVDPGGGNVVTVESLAGGMDDIDRELARGREHQRESADVEGGTNGGSGGDEGGAVGGEENHEIEPERERERE
- a CDS encoding SPFH domain-containing protein; this encodes MVPLPLQFAGLTAAFLGLLFLLVVVVALYQAIVIVDAYEKQALTVFGEYRQLLEPGINVVPPFVSRTYTFDMRTQTLDVPRQEAITRDNSPVTADAVVYIKVMDAKKAFLEVEDYKTAVSNLAQTTLRAVLGDMELDDTLNKRQEINARIRKELDEPTDEWGIRVESVEVREVNPSKDVQQAMEQQTSAERRRRAMILEAQGERRSAVESAEGEKQSNIIRAQGEKQSQILEAQGDAISTVLRAKSAESMGERAIIDKGMEALVDIGQGDSTTFVLPQELTSLVGRYGKQLTGSDVQDSAGLDSLEFDEETREMLGLDDIEEILGQIDEAAEMDTEALEQEAEAVKSGDIDDSIKSADEIISNANADDSVQSADQAVDEGDGAADAETESETE
- a CDS encoding winged helix-turn-helix transcriptional regulator gives rise to the protein MTREVDANKRATLRRFAALGAATPLVASGSAAAEEDTSAVRDAIRGYLTRTPGAHFSKLRDDLRLGTGETQHHLRRLETDGEVTSLKDGDYRRYYPAERFSTFEMVALGYLRRPTPRGMLVELLREPDATGADLARALDVSRATVSNYAGELETADLLDRSDGYAVADPETVIALLVRYADSFGPDAVAFADEAARFISYDG
- a CDS encoding DUF7123 family protein, which encodes MSATGTTETAAAPAVTDLTDKQLRILGYLREHADSRTYFKSRLIAEELDMSAKEVGANMPPICEGEFDLDVEKWGYSSGTTWMVTA
- a CDS encoding flippase-like domain-containing protein, translating into MSRPGGDAVTPGDSSPRPVEVSVVLPAYDEERTIESTVRTTVETLSAFLPANAFEVIVAEDGCSDRTPQIADRLAAEDERVRHFHSEQRLGRGGALEFAFERAAGDTLVYFDTDLATDMRHLEELVATVRSGEADVATGSRWMPGREADRPPERGVPSRGFNLLVRTVLRSDLRDHQCGFKALSREAFDRLQGDVEDEHWFWDTELLVRAQRSGLAVAEFPVDWEPKGDSKVDLVRDVFGMGSQILRLWWQLSVTPRITRGRTVGAGVLLTLVALALMTLYLDPTAVFDAFGRADLTLVAAAAAVYVLSWPLRGLRYRDILSELGYRETLGFLTGAVFISQTGNLVFPARAGDAVRAYVVKARRGIPYPTGFASLAAERVFDLLTITAMAGAVLLGLLATGSTGDLAAAVSGNVSGDVVTAGAIRTAVRVAAAVGVAAAVGMFVIIASTRTERNYVREVVGRFSSDSYVDYVAGVIEEFVEGVQTVAGRRGSFLRVSGESVAIWSLDVVTALLVLAAFPDAAASMGTGQLVAVGFFAVSVGNLAKVLPLSPGGIGLYEAAFTAFVVALGGVAAPVAFAAAVLDHAVKNAVTVVGGVGSMLGLNVSLTAAVEETEELDSDDDVDAEVDGDPDVESDVDVTDD
- the yjjX gene encoding inosine/xanthosine triphosphatase, producing MRVGVGSGNPVKIEATRAVLTSEADAFGTDAAVEACPVPSGVPEQPSGHGETRTGARNRAEAVLAEGYDLAVGIEGGVAPGPEGDLLLVMWAAVTDGDRRGDGAGPSLVLPDDIASRVREGEELGPVMDETLGEDDVARRQGAAGALTGGRIDRTGALTTAVAGALGPFVSSLY
- a CDS encoding cobalamin-binding protein, whose product is MCDPATRTVSLAPSATATLVEMGAAESLVGVTAHCGYDEAASLGGWLNADPDRVAALDPDVVLTNDPLQRELRDELRGRGLDVHHREPSTLADVFESIAAVGEAVGRPGDGDRLVRECRTRVRRVRDAVAGRDRPVVYCEEWSDPPMAAGNWVPDAVVAAGGRYPFTEPGDRSHEVGPEKVPDADPDHVVLHVCGSGDRSDPSVLEERDWELDAEVHVVDDDLLNQPSPRLVDGIEGLAERLHGVDVDEGDDD